The genomic stretch GGTGATTAAAGCGGGCTCGACGAGAACCAGAGGACCAAGGCCCTGCCCTTGCCTCTTTAGTGCAAGGCTGGGTGGACGGCACAAGCTGCCAGCAGAGGCGTCATTGACGACCTCAGCGCCTGCCATGGACTGGCACTTTAATCGAACATGGACCAAGTCCATCTTGTAAAGGGTGGGGAGTTTCCCGCCCTCAGTTTGGATTTATGGTTACATTATTTGCGCACCATCCTAGGAAACGCAAAATCGGCAAAAATGACCTCTCATATGATGTTTGGCATAGTAaatttcttctgaatttttttttCTGCATGATGTGATGCACCGTCGCAAGCAGATTCTCCTCGCCGTCCTCCGCCATGGATCGTCGCTACCACTCAGTCGGCACGCACGCGGCTTCGGGTGGTCGCGCTCGAGTGGCAGTGTCGCGTGGGGACGGGTAACTCGACGAGGGCGGAGGATGTGGTGGGTATGGACGATTGGATGAGCGGGAGCGCACGAGACGATTTGTCGATGGTGAAATGGCATGGCTTACAGAGAGGCGAAAGGCAAGGGCTGTGACATGCGCGAGCGTGACAGGAGGTGGAAAAGTCAGAAAGGAAAGCGCGGCACGGGCCATGGGAAAAGACGGCGTTGCCGGACTAGCGTGATCGATGGGGAGGTAGGGCTTGTGGTTGTGGTCTCTAGAGCACACACACTTCGGCGGAGTGAACAGTGAAACACGGCAGACGTGTGGAGACTCAGAGGCGACAGAGTTTGCAGATAGATGAAGTTACTGAACGGGTTAAGATCATGATGATCGTGCCAATTATTCATGCGCACCATCCTGTGGCGACACAAATGTGTCGCTCCATTGGTCAACCATGCCTCGTGGTTCCAAATGAACCGTGTCGTGTGGTTATCCTCACCAGATATGAATATCCTAAATCTAGTACATCCTAGACCTGAAGGACCTAATCCTATGACATTGCACCATTGTGCATTCGTGTGGAGACATGCGGCTGATATGTCCAAGACCTGACTATCCTCGTGAGATCCTCTCACGGCTCTCGCCAAGAGTGGCATATGCATGATAAAAATCTGCAGATCTAAAGAAGAGTTCCTTatacgccgtactggatccggctacctctgatgggccaggccggattCGACTTCCAGAGTTGGTCGGTGGATCTGGCTCCTTGTTCataggctggacttcatccatcttgatctacaacaactgggtcgaccgatgggccatacgccaccatcaccgtctatgggccacccagtcttgccggatctagccaccgtcgatggtacacccatgaagtatacccacaacagccgGATTAGTATTTTGAGGGGCGTCGCACCTTGGTGCCACGCTTGGGGGCGTcctctccagccgcgtctcctAAACGCGACCCTTAAATAATTTTTATTAAAATCTAAAGATTTATTTATAATTTTGGAGATGCTTCATAGATTTTACATGGAAAAATTATTAAAACGGCCCACGAAGCACATACATAAACCTTAGAATACACCAAGGGGGGGGGCATAAAAACCTAGACTAGAGGTCCTGATGGCCCTCGTCTACTTCGTAGTCGTCATTGTCGTTGTCGTCCCTCGAGTCGTCACCGTGGTACTAGATACGGCAACACTTGTTGTCGAACACCTTGATGTTCATCTCGTCGCCGCCTTCGTAGAAGAAGTTCACCAAGAAGCCGGCCTTGATGTCGTGGGTGCGGGGAAACTTCTTCCAGCCGGTGTGCTGGTACATCTTGCCTTCCCCATCTCacaagacctccacggtccacCGGCAGAAGCCGCAGCTTGCTTCCCGCAGTGTCACCTCGGCCAGCCGGCCGGCGAGAATTtcagcgaacttgtccgggagcttcTTCTTGCCGAAAGGTTCGTCGTTTATGATGATGACGAACTTGAAGTACTTCTCGTGGGGGCACTCCTCTTCCTCGGTCGATAGCTTTCATGCAACACGGCGCCCTGCCCCTGCCACGGTCGCGGCGGCCGCGGCCTCGTCCGCGGCCTGTGGCTAGGGTTGTGAGTGAGGGACGATGAGCGAGCACAACAATTTATACGCCGGAGGCAGACGAGGGGGCGGTAGCGCgctttaacgccggcacgcacgaCAAGGCATGACGAGACGTCTCGGTATGCGGGAAACTGCAACTTTGTTGGCCGGAAATTAATTTGCATTGGACAGAGGTAAGCGACGGGGTGCGCGACAGTCTGCGTCGCTGATGAGGCTGGCCCGCCACTAGCGACGCGGGTTTTATTTTCGTCCGACGCCCCCACAACGTCTCCTGTGTAGCTGGGATGAGCTCGGGGCTTCGGACACCGCATTGTGCCACGCCGGACGGAAAAGGGCTTTAGGACGCACGAAAGGGGAGGATCAAACGTCCGGCCCACCCCAaattcctttgggggacgcggctggagatgctcttagaccttTCCAGGGCTCCTATGTTTACAAGAACATATTTTATTTTTGAGGATTTGAATTTTTTAGGATGGATGTAGATTCATGTACCTACAGATGTGTTCCCATGGATTCATTTACACGGTCTCACTCCGGTTGCTGGCCACCTTCCTAATGCCTTGGGAGGCTTGCTAGGTTAGCGTCGGACCATAGATGTGGCCGATGTTCTTATTCCCAATATTATTGGAATATGTTATTTTTGGTTTGGTTCTAGCCCGAGCTCTAGGGTTGGTGGTTTGGTGTTTGGGTGAAAGTTTTGTAGGACCTTGGTCTCTATCGAcggtgatgacacattttcgtgccattcaccttcttgaaggcattgcCGCAACACCCCTACTCTTTTGAATCCTCAAGTTCTGCTAGGTTGCTAGCCCGTCGAGTTCCCTCCTGAGCTACAATGTTGGTGCGGTGGAGGTTTATTGGTGTGGACATGGTTGCGGTCGTTTCGGTGCAACAGAAGACCAAGACTCCCTCAACCGTCATTTCTGATGTTATTTTCTGATAGTAGTTTTTTTTTGCATGTGTTTTACTGTTGTAATTTTTGATGTAACTCTCGATTAATAGATTCGTTAATTCAACCCTTTGCGATCTGTTCCACTGTTCGGCTGAAATTGAACCGAATCCGTCAAGTAGACGATCTCATAGTCTCATGGACCCGGTCCACAGTCAATGAGTCATGACTGGTAACAACTCATTCTCTCAGCCACTTTGACGAAAAAAACCCTCATTCCTTCAGCCGACGAAATGCTGAAAAATACTCCATCGAACAAAACGAGGTATACACTGACATGCGGACCCTCGTAACAGCCTAACGTGCCGTCGATCCTACAGAGCAAACCAAGGAAGAATAACTCGAAGCGGAAGGACCCAGGCAAAAGAGGCAACCACCACTTCTGCAGCAACCCTTCCCGATTGTTGGAGAGCACGCCGAGATCTGCTCCGAGAGCTCGCCATGGCTTCCGCGCCGacaccgccgcccctcctcccggTCACCAACCCCACGCCCGCGGGCTCGGCAGCCGCCGCCGGCTCCGACGCGCCGATCGCCACGCCGGCGTTCCGCCTCTTCCTGAGCCGGATCTCCGACTCGGCGCGGCGCTCGCTCTCGGACCGGCGCCCGTGGGCCGAGATGGTCGACCGCTCGGCCTTCTCGCGGCCGGACTCCCTCACCGACGCCACCTCCCGCCTGCGCCGCAACCTCACCTACTTCCGCGTCAACTACACCGCCGTCGTGGCCTTCGCGCTCGGGGCCTCGCTCCTGGCGCACCCCTTCtcgctcctcatcctcctcggggTCCTCGCGGCCTGGTGCTTCCTCTACATCTTCCGCGCCTCCGACCAGCCCGTGGCGCTCTTCGGCCGCACCTTCTCCGACCGCGAGACGCTACTGGGGCTCGTCGGCGCGTCCATCGTCGCCTTCTTCTTCACCCCCGTCGCCTCGCTCATCATCTCCGGGATGCTCGtcggcgccgccatcgtcgcCGCCCACGGCGCCTTCCGCATGCCAGAGGACCTCTTCCTGGACGACGCCGACGCGGCCAACCCCAACAGCGCGGCCCAGGGTCTGCTATCCTTCCTCGGGgcacccggatctagggtttgagGCGGCGGGCGACAAGATCTGGTAGGCTTTTTGGGCTCGAGAAGTTCGTCTTGCACTGGAGTTACTCTAGATCTGTTACTGTTGTTGCTGTGCCCTATTTCCTCTCCAGTTCATCGCTCTGTAGTTACAGATCTATTGGTCCATTGTTGAACTTGATTGATTGCGCCGACTGTTACCAATATATGCAAACCTATCTCCTGTAAGTTTCACGCTGTGTTGAAGTTTAGTGTTCGATACATCAAGTACTTTTATCAATGTATGATGGTTAACTTTATCAGATATGTAGATGGTAATGAAACAACTGTAGTACTACAATTCTTTGGTTGCATGTGTTATTTACTTTGTGATTATAAATGAATGTTTTGAGTATTTTCTGGTCATTGTTCACTTAATAATACTCCTAGCTGACATTGCAATGCTGCACTGGTGGAGTAGTGCTGTAGTCAACAGAGATTTGCGACAATCTATATTTTTTTCAAGCTGGGGTATGTTAATAGCTGATGTGGGGAATAGGAATATAGGATAAATGGTGCGCTGCAGCAGCATGCACTTGGGCTCATGTTATTTTGAGATTGCTGTATGGTAGTGCTAGTGCTCTCAGATTAGGCTAGAGCTCAGCACTTGGTTTCCTTTGATTTTCTGAGTTCGCCCTTCTGTATGAGAGCTCTTCAGCGGTCTTTGTTTTTGTGTCGGTTTGCCCATAGAAATTGAAGAAATAATTGTTCTGCTCAAGATATGGTAAGCCTCTGAGGAGCATCAAATTCATGCCAACCTGTGTCAGAATTTATCTGTTTTTTTTTACCTTAAGAATGCTGGATTCCTAATGATCAAGATGCTATGTCTTGCTTGTTGAACTGTCTCCCGAAGCTTTCCTATAAACCGATAATGTTATTGGTGATGTATTACTGTTTTTCATGTTGAGTAAGTGAGTATCGTACCTGCTAAAAGTACTCCTATGTGCACATCATCCAGCTTTTTTTAAATCATACTTGCCTAGTCCTATGATGGTTTTATTTTTAGTACAGTACTACAAAAGTTAAGCATGATATTATTGTGTTTACAATGGCACCTTGACCTTTTGTTTCCTTACCTGACTGTAGAATGTTAGTCAATGTTgtaactttaacctgatcgtacttagagcatctccagtcgcgtccctcaaaaagcgtccggcacaaatgatttggagcacgtttaggaccgcgccggacaaaaagagatcaaaaatctgtacagaaaagagaccctttccagccgcgtccctcaaacagcgtccggatgcatgcattttaatagaagtgaccaccccatgtgggaaaagtaggtgagagaaagtgtgggaaagagaatggcatgtggggactaggggctgcatgcatgcatatgggtctcattttgtgtccggcgttcccggtagagactctatacatagagtctctaccggggacgccggacacaaaatgaggcgctatttagctttgggggacgtgactgggacgcgattttctccatttcttgtccgccgtcccccaaacgccgttttggggacgcgactggagatgctcttatggacTGAATATCCGAAGTGGGAATTGCTCCAACGAGAAATTCATTTGATAGATATGATCTTGAATAGTAATGTTTCAGGTATGCTTTTGTGCTAGTTCCATACCAGCTGGTCGATGACACCGGCTGAAATGATTGTGATTGTATACCAGTTTCTGTCTATACGGACAGCAAGCTTACATGATGGGTACAGATGCCATGATTCTGAAAGTTATACTTATTGACGAGTTCTATACTATTCGTGCAACTTGGGAATATTTTTGGGAGCAAATAGCTCTGATCTCTATCTttgcgtaagggcatctccagcggtgcgacgcatttcggacgcccaaaagtggtcgcgagcgtctgtttgcgtcgcctcgcggacatattttgtccgcttgtccgtttgcgtctgggtgtgctcccaccggagcgacccatttttttgaattgcaacatagtacaaacattgaaagtagtacataaaatgcataaaaactatacaaagtagatctataggcctagactacttgcttcctcaTGGGCCGACACCGTCGcccgtcgcctgcttctccgccgcctcccgcgcggccgctatggttcggtgcgccgccgcgtcctcttgtaggcactgctccagcctcgcgctgGCGGCCTTGtcattgagcgtctcgaaagactcgacgagggtCCGCTGCttggccgccttctcctccggcgtcggcgcatcagggtcatcggaggatcaagatatctccgagtcggagtcctcggctgcagcgacggccgccagcctgcgctgttccagctcggcgtccaacgccgcgtggcctgccagctcctcctgtgcttccttctccgcttcagccagggccacggcctccctgaccgggtggaggaggtcggtgttGTCTTTGGAGTCCAActcgtcgtcggagctcgaggccgggggaggtggagtgggaggtgaaggtggaggcgcatcagcctggccgcgtccggcgctgctcatggcggATTTGCTAGGGCTAAgcggaagcggcgctacggcaccagcggctagggtttagtgaggaggagatgagatgctcgcgcccctgtttatataagtCGGagacagggcgacggccgcgccacgcggggcatcgccaagcgcggcacgcgaggcttcgccattaacgcggccgcagactgccgaagcgacgcctcggtgccagtactggcggagaagacgcatcgacgctacgcacgctcgcggaagccgagacacgccatttacgcggccatgcaaaggctgcagcgcgccgcccggaagtaatgcagcggaagacgaagcagttgtgccgctgccaggcgggcccgtgcgaggaccgagcggacattttccgcgaccggCGAGCGTCTGCCGAGACGCAAACTTGTCGCATatttgcgccaggtttgcgtctccgcggacggcccggtcactttgcgtcgcgccgctggaggtggtgcacgacgcattttcggtcacggcggacacgaccgtttgcgtcgcgccgccggAGATGCCCTAACTACTACACGAACACCTTAAGCAAATCAGTTTGTACTACTGTACTCATCTCTGTCCACATGTACTTAGAGCTCTTTTGGTGGAGCTATGTTACCTTTGTTGATGATAGAGTCCAGTTCGATTGAACCAACGCTGTATTATCTGTTTTTGGAGAGGGCAGTTTGATCAAACTATGTTCAATAAAAGAATGAGTATAGTCACTAGTCAGCAGCATTTTAATTTTCAAGTGTTGCCGATGAAGAATGAGGCTCTGTATATTTCGCGTTTGACCGGGACGGGACGGAGGGCACAAAGGGCTCTCGCACGTGTTGAAACGGGAAACAGACGGATAAAAAGTTGTTTGATGACTTCGCAAAGGTTATCGACATCTAGCACCATCATACGCGTGTGCGTGTGGCATCTGATACGAAGACAATATCGACGTCGATAAACGGTCCTGGTTGGTTGTTCATATCCCGGCCCCACTTGGCATTGACTGCTCAGTCCCCCGCCTCTTCGAGATTCGCCGGGCTGCCCCCTCCCTTACGCATACCCGCGGCGGAACACGCCACGCCACCACCCAGCCCCGGATTCCGGCCTGCTTCCGCTCCTCGGCTGCCCCGATCGGTTCCTGTCTTCCTTGCTCTCAGATCTCCCCATCTTGGCGTCTAAATCCTCCCAAACCCCACCCGCCCGCCTCCCACCATGATGGCCGCCGagccctcgccgccggccgcctccgtcTCCGCCGCCGCGGACGACCTCGAGACGCTCGCCCTCgactccgcctcctcctcgccctccaCCGACCCGCTCCtccgcccgccctcctcctccaacgGCGCCGCCAACCACCACCAGCCCTTCGTCATCGACGACTTCCTCGATTCCGACGATTCCGACGACAAcgcccccccgccgccgccccccagcTCACGCGCCCCATCCGCCACCTCCACCGAAGCCTCCCCCGAGTACGCCCTGATCACCGTCTCCGACCCGAAGAAGCACGCGGAGCCCGTCGCGGGGGCCGCCGGCGTGATCCCGGGCTCCGGgagctacttctcctacctcgtcaccACCCGCCTCGCCAGCACCTCTGACGCCGCCAGCGAGTTCCGCGTGCGCCGCCGCTTCCGCGACGTGGTGGCCCTCGCGGACCGCCTGGCCGCGGCCCACCGCGGCGTCTTCGtgccggcccggcccgacaagaGCCTCGTGGAGGGGCAGGTCATGCAGCGCCACGACTTCGTCATCCAGCGCTGCACCGCGCTGCAGCGCTACCTGCGCCGCCTCGCCGCGCACCCCGCCGTCGCCGGCAGCCCCGACCTCCGCGCCTTCCTCACCGAGCCCGGCGCCGCCCCCGCCTTCCAGCGCGAGGCGCCGCGGTACTGGGCCACCACGGTGAACGCCGCGATTCAGCAGGTCCCGGCGAAGGCCGGGAGGGACCTGTTTGGGATGTTCAAGGATTTGAAGCAGACCGTCGTGAATGGGCTGGTCGCGACGAAGCCGCCGCCGGTGGAGGAGGAGACTGATGCGGAGTTCCTGTCGCACAAGTCCAGGCTCCAGGACTTGCAGCAGCAGCTCACCACAACTTCTCAGCAGGTACAGAGCACTGCCATTTGCTT from Lolium rigidum isolate FL_2022 chromosome 4, APGP_CSIRO_Lrig_0.1, whole genome shotgun sequence encodes the following:
- the LOC124650477 gene encoding PRA1 family protein B2-like, which codes for MASAPTPPPLLPVTNPTPAGSAAAAGSDAPIATPAFRLFLSRISDSARRSLSDRRPWAEMVDRSAFSRPDSLTDATSRLRRNLTYFRVNYTAVVAFALGASLLAHPFSLLILLGVLAAWCFLYIFRASDQPVALFGRTFSDRETLLGLVGASIVAFFFTPVASLIISGMLVGAAIVAAHGAFRMPEDLFLDDADAANPNSAAQGLLSFLGAPGSRV
- the LOC124707669 gene encoding sorting nexin 2B-like encodes the protein MMAAEPSPPAASVSAAADDLETLALDSASSSPSTDPLLRPPSSSNGAANHHQPFVIDDFLDSDDSDDNAPPPPPPSSRAPSATSTEASPEYALITVSDPKKHAEPVAGAAGVIPGSGSYFSYLVTTRLASTSDAASEFRVRRRFRDVVALADRLAAAHRGVFVPARPDKSLVEGQVMQRHDFVIQRCTALQRYLRRLAAHPAVAGSPDLRAFLTEPGAAPAFQREAPRYWATTVNAAIQQVPAKAGRDLFGMFKDLKQTVVNGLVATKPPPVEEETDAEFLSHKSRLQDLQQQLTTTSQQAESLVKAQDDLRTTTAHLGMTLLKLAKFEREQATCISQKRRAVYIHNFANSVVKFSRSHAKLNSEIVHHLDSIHDYLEMMISVHHAFTDRSNALQHVQSLSADLFFLHTRAGRLESVSSRGIGQEWTRYQKIEGLKETISATEEAKNNALREYESIKENNMIEIKRFDNDRRRDLIEMLKGFVVNQVSYSDHFATMWGKVAEETKVFANRSN